A region of Bacteroidota bacterium DNA encodes the following proteins:
- a CDS encoding potassium-transporting ATPase subunit KdpA produces MLWQFISAATGIAICAVVFHAMKERTAANLGNFYSFFVRSATRILFPIAFVVAVLLILNGTPMTFNGKDTINTVEGNEQQISQGPVAALLL; encoded by the coding sequence ATGTTATGGCAATTTATCAGCGCTGCAACGGGAATTGCAATTTGTGCAGTTGTTTTTCATGCCATGAAAGAAAGAACCGCCGCTAACCTCGGCAACTTTTATTCTTTTTTTGTAAGGAGTGCTACGCGTATTTTATTTCCTATTGCATTTGTAGTAGCTGTTTTATTAATATTAAACGGCACACCAATGACCTTTAACGGAAAGGATACAATTAACACTGTGGAAGGCAACGAGCAACAAATTAGTCAGGGACCTGTTGCTGCTTTGTTGCTATAA
- a CDS encoding potassium-transporting ATPase subunit KdpA: MYQKKYIPESNGTLKTDTTTFGLLVFAIISIVAALAFFRCSHLDQ, encoded by the coding sequence TTGTATCAAAAAAAATATATCCCTGAAAGTAACGGTACCTTAAAAACCGATACTACTACATTCGGTCTTTTAGTTTTTGCTATTATTTCAATAGTTGCAGCACTTGCATTTTTTCGGTGCTCACACTTGGACCAATAG
- a CDS encoding potassium-transporting ATPase subunit KdpA gives MWFGGFCFWATNTTATSNGSVNSMHDSMTPLTGLTTLLGMMINCFLWWGRRWVFKLLHFYNSCSIYQWFNGWQNT, from the coding sequence ATTTGGTTCGGCGGCTTCTGCTTTTGGGCAACAAATACCACCGCAACCAGTAATGGATCAGTAAATTCGATGCACGATAGTATGACACCACTAACCGGATTAACCACTTTATTAGGTATGATGATTAATTGTTTTTTATGGTGGGGTAGGCGTTGGGTTTTTAAACTTTTACATTTTTATAATTCTTGCAGTATTTATCAGTGGTTTAATGGTTGGCAGAACACCTGA
- a CDS encoding potassium-transporting ATPase subunit KdpA has translation MKIAMIIALLHPFLILVATAISSFLYMSDPVAYAGWLNNPGFHGFSEMLYEFTSSSANNGSGFEGLGRQHTFLEYRLWYCHVTGKIFTNYWTCCYCRNFVSKKIYP, from the coding sequence ATGAAAATAGCAATGATAATTGCGCTGTTACATCCGTTTTTAATATTGGTTGCAACTGCAATTTCAAGCTTTTTATATATGTCGGATCCCGTTGCATATGCCGGATGGTTAAACAACCCCGGATTTCACGGGTTTAGCGAAATGTTGTATGAATTTACATCCTCAAGCGCTAATAATGGCAGTGGTTTTGAAGGCTTGGGGCGACAACACACCTTTTTGGAATATCGCTTGTGGTATTGTCATGTTACTGGCAAGATATTTACCAATTATTGGACCTGTTGCTATTGCAGGAATTTTGTATCAAAAAAAATATATCCCTGA
- a CDS encoding potassium-transporting ATPase subunit KdpA has product MLVLTNMHWLPLNPDQNPSMKADLAFNTAVSFVTNTNLQHYSGETACRISAN; this is encoded by the coding sequence ATGCTCGTTTTAACCAATATGCATTGGTTGCCACTAAATCCGGATCAAAATCCAAGTATGAAAGCTGATTTGGCGTTTAACACTGCTGTCAGTTTTGTTACAAATACAAATCTTCAACATTATTCCGGAGAAACCGCTTGTCGTATTTCGGCCAATTAA
- a CDS encoding potassium-transporting ATPase subunit KdpA: MLLCCYKQIGTNGGGFYGPNSANPMENPNYLTNFIENVSIILIPIAMIFAMGHVLRRKKLAWTIMGVMTFGFLMLAIPTINFEMHGNRK; encoded by the coding sequence TTGCTGCTTTGTTGCTATAAACAAATAGGAACAAATGGAGGAGGTTTTTATGGACCAAATTCTGCAAACCCGATGGAGAACCCGAATTACCTGACCAATTTCATCGAAAATGTGTCAATTATTTTAATTCCGATAGCTATGATATTTGCTATGGGCCATGTTTTACGCAGGAAAAAATTGGCATGGACAATTATGGGTGTAATGACATTCGGATTTTTAATGCTGGCAATACCAACAATCAATTTTGAAATGCATGGCAACCGGAAATAA
- a CDS encoding potassium-transporting ATPase subunit F: MIILLIIAICVFGYMCYVLIKPENFNAMNSELIGVISMYGIAIILAILLGKYIGKIFNYEKLGWINCLIHLINCFQTQWH, translated from the coding sequence ATGATCATATTATTAATTATTGCGATTTGCGTATTTGGATATATGTGCTATGTGCTTATTAAACCTGAAAATTTTAATGCTATGAACTCTGAACTTATAGGCGTAATTAGTATGTATGGTATTGCCATTATTTTGGCGATACTGCTAGGAAAATATATCGGCAAGATTTTCAACTATGAAAAACTTGGTTGGATAAACTGTTTAATCCACTTGATAAATTGTTTTCAAACTCAGTGGCATTGA